The Candidatus Methylomirabilota bacterium genome contains the following window.
AAGGCTGCGGAGGGCGCCTTTATCACGTTCACCCCGGACCAAACAAAGATCAAGGAAGCCCAGGGAGTCATCCAGCGGCACAAAGAAAAGTTTGGCACCGCGGTGGGAGCCTACACCGTGTATAGCTATGTGGCCGCCGTGCTTCTCTTCGATGCGATTGCCGCGACTCAATCTACCGATGGCGTCAAGATCGCGGACTATATCAGGAAGACGAAATGGAAAACCGCTCTCGGACCGATTCAGTTCGATAAAAAGGGTGACGTGCTGGTGTCGCCCTACGTGATCTGGGAGGTGAAGAACGGAAAGTTTGTGGAACTCCAGTAGGCGGAAAGGGTACTTGTGACGTAAAAGGGAGGGAAGGGAGCCATCTCTTCCCTCCCTTTGCGTTGAGGGGACATGCTGCTTCAACAGTTGGTGAACGGGTTAACGCTTGGTAGTGTCTATGCGCTGATCGCGCTGGGCTATACCATGGTCTACGGGATCATTGAGCTGATTAACTTCGCCCACGGCGAAATCTACATGTTGGGCGCCTACATTGGAATCATCACCTTCAGTCTCCTGACCACGCTTCATCTGACATCTCCGGATTCCGGCATCACCCTCCTCTGCATGATGATCGCGGCGATTCTCTTCTGCGGCGCCTACGGCATCACCATTGAACGGTTGGCCTACAGGCCGCTGCGTAGCGCCCCGCGTCTGTCTCCGCTCATCAGCGCTCTGGGCGTCTCGATCTTTCTCCAGAATTTCGTCATGCTGGCCCAGGGGCCCAGGGATAAGGGGTTCCCTGAACTGTTCATCCAGGGTGGAATCGACCTGCCGGGTGGCAGGATCAGCGCAATCCAGATCTTCATCATAGTCACCTCTGTCCTGATGATGTGCGGGCTTCACCTGTTGGTGCGCCGGACCAAGATCGGTAAGGCGATGCGGGCAGCAGCCCAGGATAAGCAGATGGCCAGCCTAGTCGGTATCGATGTGAACCGAGTGATCAGTGTGACGTTCCTTATCGGTTCGGCGCTCGCGGCAGTGGCTGGCGTAATGGTCGGAATGTACTATGGTCTGATTAACTTCTACATCGGCTACATCGCCGGCATTAAGGCCTTTACCGCCGCTGTGCTGGGGGGGATCGGCAGCATTCCCGGCGCGATGCTGGGAGGAGTGCTGCTGGGTCTCATTGAGAGCCTGGGGGCGGGCTATATCTCCAGTGAGTACAAAGATGTGTTCGCGTTTGCTATCCTGATTCTTGTACTGATCTTTCGCCCCTCGGGCCTATTGGGTACGGACACATCAAAACGCGCCTAGGAACACCATGCGAACCTTGTCGCATTCTCTTCCATTCTATCGCCGCCCTTTGGCGAAAATCATTCTAACCAGTCTGTGGCTGGGACTGCTGTCGCTGCCTCTCATGATAGAGTTGGACGCCCACTATTTTGGCCTGGGACGTCCCCTCATGGTTACCGGCGTTGTGGCGCTGCTCGGCCTCATGCAGTGGTTCGTTTCCCAATGGCGAAGAAAATCACCGGTGTGGATGGATCGTCTGGTGGAGGCCGGTGGGGCTACTGTTCGCAGCCTGACCCAGCGCATCAATCGTCGCCCGCTCTACATTCTGATGCTCGCCGCTGCGATTGTGATCCCCCTTGGTCTGAATCGGTATTACATCGATGTGTTGACCCAGGTGGGGATCTATGTGACGCTGGCGCTCGGACTCAACATCGTCGTGGGCCTGGCGGGGCTGCTGAATCTCGGCTACATCGCGTTTTATGCCGTAGGAGCCTATGCGTACGGTCTGCTCGCAACCCGGGTTGGCTTCTCGTTCTGGGAGGTCTTGCCGTTGGGGGCGGTTCTGGCGGCCATCTTCGGCGTTGTACTCGGCTTCCCGGCCCTGCGTCTGCGGGGCGATTACCTGGCGATTGTCACGCTCGGGTTCGGTGAGATGATCCGGATCGTTCTGAACAATTGGGATAGCGTGACAGGCGGACCTAACGGGATTATCGGGATCGCACGCCCGAGTCTTTTCGGATTCACCTTTTCCCACCCGATCCACTACTACTACCTGATCCTTGCTGTCGTTCTGCTCACAATCTTCGCAGTCAATCGGCTCAATCAGTCGCGTCTTGGTCGCGCCTGGACCGCGATGCGCGATGACGAGATCGCCGCTGAGGCGATGGGGATCGACCTGGTCAAGACGAAGCTGCTCGCGTTCGGTCTTGGCGCGACGTGGGCGGGAGTTGCGGGTGTCTTCTTTGCGAGTAAGATGACATTCATCTCTCCTGAGAGCTTCACATTTTTTGAATCGGTCATCGTTCTCTGTATGGTCGTGCTTGGCGGGATGGGAAGCATACCAGGAGTGATCCTTGGGGCCGCACTGCTGTTGATCCTGCCCGAGATAATGCGGCAGTTTGCGCTGTACCGCATGTTGGTCTTTGGGGCGGCCATGGTTGGGATGATGGTGATTCGACCAAGGGGGCTGCTTACCGCGCGCCGACGGACGATCCCCATCGGGCATAAGGGGTTGTCTCGCGCCTCAGTGGCGAGCGGGCCTCAGGCCCATTCGGCGGACTTACGGCGGGTCGGTCCGACCCCACAACTGCCGAGTGATACGATCACGATCCTACTTGAAACACGAAAGCTGTCGATAGATTTCGGCGGTCTCCGAGCACTTGATATGGTCGATCTCAGCGTGAAGGCGGGGGAAATTGTCAGCCTGATCGGCCCCAACGGGGCCGGTAAAACCACCTTTTTTAATTGTGTGACAGGCCTCTTCGCTCCATCGTCCGGAGAGATCCGCTATCGCGGTGAAAACCTGGTCGGCCTGAGGCCAAATCAGGTGGCCGCGAAGGGGGTGACCCGCACCTTTCAGAACATTCGGTTGTTCCACGACATGACGGTGCTCGAGAACGTTATGGTAGGGGGCCACTGTCGGATGCGGGCTGGAGTGATCGGCGCGATCATCCGACCGAAAGGCGTGATCAAAGAAGAGGAGGAGTTGGTGGCAAAAGGGTGTGACCTGCTGCGGTTCGTAGGCCTCGAGGAAAAAAGCGATCTATGGGCAAGCCAACTTCCATACGGCGACCAACGACGCCTTGAGATCGCGAGGGCGATGACAAGCGACCCGACCCTCTTACTCCTGGATGAGCCGGCCGCGGGGATGAACCCTCAGGAGACCAACGCCCTCATGGAGTTGATCCATGCAATTCGCGCCCGGGGCATTACCGTTCTGCTCATCGAGCACCACATGAAGCTGGTGATGGGCATTTCGGAACGGGTAGTCGTTCTCGACCACGGGATCAAGATCGCCGAAGGCAGACCGGAAGAGATCAAGGCCGACCCCAGAGTGATCGGCGCCTATCTCGGGAAAGAGTCGGTACATGCTTAGCCTGCAAGAGGTACATGTCCATTACGGCGCCATCCACGCGCTCAGGGGGATAAGTCTTGAGGTGAAGGAGGGTGAGATCGTTACACTGATCGGTGCCAACGGGGCCGGGAAGTCATCGACGTTAATGACGATTTCCGGAATCCTGAGACCAACTAACGGACGGATCATCTTCGAGGATGAGGATCTGACTCACCTGCCACCCCATGCCATCGTCGAGCGTGGCATCTCACAGGTCCCCGAGGGGCGGAGAATCTTTCCAACGCTGACCGTCCTGGAAAATCTGGAGATGGGCGCCTACACCCGCGCTGATAGCGCAGAGATCCGTCAGGACCTCGATCGGGTATTTCAACTCTTCCCGCTGCTGAAAGACCGCCGATTGCAACCGGGCGGAACCCTCTCCGGCGGCGAACAGCAGATGTTGGCTATCGGTCGCGCCCTGATGGCGCGCCCACGGCTCTTGCTGCTGGATGAACCTTCGCTCGGACTGGCCCCCAAATTGGTAGAGACAATCTTCGAGGTGATTCGAGAGATTAATGCCCAATCGACAACCATCCTGCTGGTCGAGCAAAACGCGCACATGGCCCTGCGGATCGCGGCCAAAGGGTACGTCATGGAGGTCGGTCGGATCGTACTGAGCGATGAAGCTGAAAACCTTATGGCCAATGGTGAAGTTCGAAGCGCCTACCTTGGGGAGTAATCGCCGGAAAAAGTCGGCTTGTTCTGTAGCCCGTATCGTCGTGGCCTTCCTGGCGCTCGCCTTGGCGTACATTCCGCAGACGTCAGCGGCGGGGGACGCACAGAGGGTTTCCGACATTACGATCGGGATCGTGGGTCCGATGTCGGGCGACATGGCGCACCTGGGCCGCTATGTACGGGAGGCGGCGGCATTGGCTGTCGAGGAGTGGAACGAGAAGGGAGGTATCCAGGGGCATCGCATTCAACTCCTACTGGAGGACGATCGTAACGATCCCTTGGAGGCGGTTGCTGCAGCCAAACGATTGGTGCAGGCAGGGGTCTGGGGTGTGATCGGCGACCTGACGTCAGCCGCCTCGCTTCCGGCTTCAGCGATCTATCAGGCAGCCGGAATTCCTCAGATCACACCCTCAAGCACCGACCCGCGACTCACAGAGCAGGGGTTCCAGAGCCTCTTTCGTACGTGCGGTCGAGATGATCAGCAGGGACGGGTGGCGGCCGAGTTCGTCCTTGACAGGCTTCACCCTCGCCGGATAGTGATCCTGTACGATCGAACGGCTTACGGTCAGGCGCTTGCAGAGGCTTTCAAGCGGCGGATCGTACATGCGCTGCGCGGCCTTCGTGTGACCAGCATGGCGCTTTCGTCGGACAGGAAAGATCTTAACTCTGTGGTCGAACAGATCAAGGCGAAGGAGCCGGACCTGGTGTATTTCGGGGGGCTGTATCACGAGGGCGGTCTGCTGGCGAAAAGGCTCCGGGAGGAGGGTGTCCAGGCTACTCTGGTCAGTGGGGATGGGGTGTTCGGAACGGAGTTCGTCAATCTGGCCGGAGAGGCTGCGGCGGCAGGGACCTATCTGACCTTCGCTCCCGACCCTATGCTGCTGCCAACTGCTGAGGCCGCCATCAAGCGCTTTCACGCTCGGTACAGCGCCATCGGCCCATATTCGCTGTACGCGTACGACGCGGCAGGCGCGCTTTTTACGGCCATTGCCGATGCCAGGCCAACAACTCCGTCGCGGCCTCATTTACTTCGGGTCTCGCAGGTCTTGCATCGGATGACCTACATGGGCGCTCTCGGCCGGCTCCGGTGGGACCATAAGGGCGATCTGGTCAAGCCACCCTATGTAATCTATCAGGTCAAGAAAGGGGGTAGCTTTCAAGGATGGTTCGAACAGGTGACCGATCGAACGCTCAAGCGATAAGACCTGCGGTCGTACCTGAGATCCCGTCAGCTTCTGCGGTGGCTCGCGCCGTCTTGGTTCTCCGGAAGGGGGGTCTGGTCGCGTTTCCCACCGACACCCTGTACGCCCTCGGAGCTGATGCTTCAAACCCGCTTGCCGTCAGGCGCGTCTTTGTCGCGAAGGGTCGTAGTCTGAGGAGTCCTATCCCGCTGCTGGTAGCCGACCTCATGATGGCGACCAGGCTGGTTGGTGAACTGCCTGAGGCGGCCGTTCGGCTTGCCGAGCGCTACTGGCCCGGTCCGCTTACCCTCATCGTGCGGGCCCCTCGCGGGATCTGCACGCTGCTCACTGCAGGGACCGGTCGAATCGGCCTCAGGGCCCCGGATGCAGCCGTTGCGCTTACGCTGATCCGCCAGTTCGGCGGCCCGGTGACCGGAACAAGCGCGAACCGGTCGAGGGATAAAGATCCCTTGGACGCCCATGAGGTGCTACGGCAGTTGGGGGATCAGGTGGACCTGGTTCTGGATGGGGGTCCTGTGGCCGGTCGGAGTCCGTCAACCGTTGTGGACGTTACCGTCAGCCCGCCCGTCATTGTAAGACGTGGTCCAGTCCGGCAAGAAGAGATCCTGAGACTGCTAGGACTGTAGGCACACTTTACAAAGAAGGCGGGCGTGACGTCGAATTGAAACTTCCTGAAAGCTTTTGGAAAGTCCGCGAAAATGTGCTAAAAATAAAGTGTTACAAAGGGCTATGGGATATTGACAGCATAGATCAGCAACGATAGGTACAAGCGCCATGGGAATTGAGCCGATTATTGAACGCGTTCGCGCAGCATCACCTGATGCGGATGTGGCCCTGCTGCAACGTGCCTACGATTTTGCCGCCAGGGTCCACAAGGGTCAGGAGCGAATCTCTGGGGAGCCGTACCTGTCGCATCCGATAGCGGTGGCTGAGATTGTGCTGAATCTGAAGATGGATGTAGCGAGCATTGCGGCGGCTCTCCTGCACGATGTGGTAGAAGATACCCACGCCTCTCTGGAGGAGGTCAAGCAGGCCTTTGGCAATGAGATCGGGGATCTCGTCGACGGTCTCACGAAGATCAGTAAGCTCCCCTTTGGTAGTCGCCTGGAGCACCAGGCCGAGAGCCTCCGTAAGATGGTGCTGGCGATGTCGAAAGATATCCGTGTCATCCTGATCAAGCTGGCTGATCGGCTTCACAATATGCGCACCCTCGAACCGCTTCGAGAGGAGAAGCGTCGACTGATTGCCAGGGAAACACTCGACATCTACGCGCCCATCGCCCATCGCCTTGGAATTTATTGGATGAAGGCCGAGTTCGAAGACCTGGCGCTCCGCCACCTTGAACGCGAGGTCTACCAGGACTTGTCAGCACGGATCGCGAAGAAACGGCGGGAGCGTGAGAAGGATATCAATGAGGCCATCGGGATCCTTCAGCAGAAGTTAACCGAGGTCGGTATTCGGGCCCAGATCATCGGTCGGCCAAAGCATTTCTATAGTATTTACAAGAAGATGCACGATCAACATAAAGAATTCGATGAGATCTATGATCTGACCGCGGTCCGGGTAATCACCGAATCAGTCAAGGATTGCTACGGTTCGCTGGGCGTGATCCACTCACTATGGAAGCCGATTCCGGGTCGGTTCAAGGACTTCATTGCGATGCCGAAGTCCAACATGTATCAATCGTTGCACACGACCGTGATCGGCCCGGTCGGCGAACCGGTGGAGATACAGATCCGAACCCATGAGATGCACAAAACGGCGGAGGAGGGGATAGCGGCCCATTGGGTGTATAAGGAGGGGAAGGCGGCGCTTGACCCGGCCGACAAAGGGTTTGCCTGGATTCGACAGCTCCTGGAGTGGCAGCGCGATCTGAAAGACAGCCGGGAGTTTTTGGAAACGGTGAAGGTTGATCTGTTCCCTGAAGAAGTCTATGTATTTACGCCGAAAGGAGATGTGAAGAACTTCCCCAAGGGGGCGTGCCCCATTGACTTTGCCTTTGGTGTCCACACCGATATCGGCCTTACCTGTGTGGGGGCCAGGGCGAATAGCCGTCTGGTCCCCCTGCGATACGAATTGCAACATGGCGACATTATCGAGATCCTGACCGACTCAAAGCACCATCCGAGCCGCGACTGGCTGAAACTCGTGAAGACCTCGCGGGCGAGGGGGCGGATCAAGCAGTGGATCAAAAATGAGGAGAAGGTCCGGAGTATCAGTCTCGGGAAAGACCTGCTGGAAAAGGAGCTTCGGCGGTTGGGTAAGAGCCCCTCTCAGATCCTCAAGCCGGACGCGATCACCAAGGTTCTCGTCGGCTATGGCTATGCGGCCCCGGACGAGTTTTTCGCCACCGTCGGATTTGGTAAGCTCTCCCCTCGCCAGGCCATAGCCAAGCTCCTGCCCGCAGAAGAGCTACCCCATGAAGGGGAGATAAAGCCGGAGCGAAAGGTCCGCCAGCAGCCCGATGAGGGCGTGACTCTTCTAGGGGCACACGATTTTCTCATTCGGTTCGCCAGGTGTTGCAGCCCGCTCCCTGGTGATGAGATTGTCGGTTTCATTACCCGTGGACGCGGGGTTTCGGTCCACACGGCGGATTGCTCGAATATAGACCAACTCCTGTACGACCCGGATCGAAAGATTAACGTCTCCTGGGATGCAGCACCGAAGACCGCCCATCAGGTCAAAATCCGCGTGATGATCGGGAAGGACCGACCAGGGATTCTGGCTGCAATCAGCTCGGCAATCTCCGCCACGAAGATTAATATTGCTCAGGCTGATATACGCGTGACGGAAGACCGGAAGGGATTAAAC
Protein-coding sequences here:
- a CDS encoding threonylcarbamoyl-AMP synthase, with the translated sequence MVRTGDRSNAQAIRPAVVPEIPSASAVARAVLVLRKGGLVAFPTDTLYALGADASNPLAVRRVFVAKGRSLRSPIPLLVADLMMATRLVGELPEAAVRLAERYWPGPLTLIVRAPRGICTLLTAGTGRIGLRAPDAAVALTLIRQFGGPVTGTSANRSRDKDPLDAHEVLRQLGDQVDLVLDGGPVAGRSPSTVVDVTVSPPVIVRRGPVRQEEILRLLGL
- a CDS encoding branched-chain amino acid ABC transporter substrate-binding protein encodes the protein MKLKTLWPMVKFEAPTLGSNRRKKSACSVARIVVAFLALALAYIPQTSAAGDAQRVSDITIGIVGPMSGDMAHLGRYVREAAALAVEEWNEKGGIQGHRIQLLLEDDRNDPLEAVAAAKRLVQAGVWGVIGDLTSAASLPASAIYQAAGIPQITPSSTDPRLTEQGFQSLFRTCGRDDQQGRVAAEFVLDRLHPRRIVILYDRTAYGQALAEAFKRRIVHALRGLRVTSMALSSDRKDLNSVVEQIKAKEPDLVYFGGLYHEGGLLAKRLREEGVQATLVSGDGVFGTEFVNLAGEAAAAGTYLTFAPDPMLLPTAEAAIKRFHARYSAIGPYSLYAYDAAGALFTAIADARPTTPSRPHLLRVSQVLHRMTYMGALGRLRWDHKGDLVKPPYVIYQVKKGGSFQGWFEQVTDRTLKR
- a CDS encoding bifunctional (p)ppGpp synthetase/guanosine-3',5'-bis(diphosphate) 3'-pyrophosphohydrolase, producing the protein MGIEPIIERVRAASPDADVALLQRAYDFAARVHKGQERISGEPYLSHPIAVAEIVLNLKMDVASIAAALLHDVVEDTHASLEEVKQAFGNEIGDLVDGLTKISKLPFGSRLEHQAESLRKMVLAMSKDIRVILIKLADRLHNMRTLEPLREEKRRLIARETLDIYAPIAHRLGIYWMKAEFEDLALRHLEREVYQDLSARIAKKRREREKDINEAIGILQQKLTEVGIRAQIIGRPKHFYSIYKKMHDQHKEFDEIYDLTAVRVITESVKDCYGSLGVIHSLWKPIPGRFKDFIAMPKSNMYQSLHTTVIGPVGEPVEIQIRTHEMHKTAEEGIAAHWVYKEGKAALDPADKGFAWIRQLLEWQRDLKDSREFLETVKVDLFPEEVYVFTPKGDVKNFPKGACPIDFAFGVHTDIGLTCVGARANSRLVPLRYELQHGDIIEILTDSKHHPSRDWLKLVKTSRARGRIKQWIKNEEKVRSISLGKDLLEKELRRLGKSPSQILKPDAITKVLVGYGYAAPDEFFATVGFGKLSPRQAIAKLLPAEELPHEGEIKPERKVRQQPDEGVTLLGAHDFLIRFARCCSPLPGDEIVGFITRGRGVSVHTADCSNIDQLLYDPDRKINVSWDAAPKTAHQVKIRVMIGKDRPGILAAISSAISATKINIAQADIRVTEDRKGLNTFTLEVANLKQLQSAMGAIRQIDGVMGVERIRG
- a CDS encoding branched-chain amino acid ABC transporter permease, whose protein sequence is MLLQQLVNGLTLGSVYALIALGYTMVYGIIELINFAHGEIYMLGAYIGIITFSLLTTLHLTSPDSGITLLCMMIAAILFCGAYGITIERLAYRPLRSAPRLSPLISALGVSIFLQNFVMLAQGPRDKGFPELFIQGGIDLPGGRISAIQIFIIVTSVLMMCGLHLLVRRTKIGKAMRAAAQDKQMASLVGIDVNRVISVTFLIGSALAAVAGVMVGMYYGLINFYIGYIAGIKAFTAAVLGGIGSIPGAMLGGVLLGLIESLGAGYISSEYKDVFAFAILILVLIFRPSGLLGTDTSKRA
- a CDS encoding ABC transporter ATP-binding protein, producing the protein MLSLQEVHVHYGAIHALRGISLEVKEGEIVTLIGANGAGKSSTLMTISGILRPTNGRIIFEDEDLTHLPPHAIVERGISQVPEGRRIFPTLTVLENLEMGAYTRADSAEIRQDLDRVFQLFPLLKDRRLQPGGTLSGGEQQMLAIGRALMARPRLLLLDEPSLGLAPKLVETIFEVIREINAQSTTILLVEQNAHMALRIAAKGYVMEVGRIVLSDEAENLMANGEVRSAYLGE